The Deinococcus arcticus sequence AACGACCTGGAATACCGCAATGTCACCCCGGACCGCCTCGTGACCCTGATGAGACGCTGGGTGCGGTAGCGCGCCCAGTCGGCCCGTTCAGCCGCCGGCACAGGCAGTCCGGGGTCGCCTCAGCGGCCGGCCGCGCCGTTGCCCGCGCGGTCCAGCGCCTCCAGGGCCGCTTCCAGCGCGCTGTCCTGGCCACTCTGGGTCAGCCGGGTCAGGTCGGTGGGGGCCAGCAGGTCGGGCTGCACGCGCTCGGGCAGGGGGCGGTCGTCTGGGCCATACGCGCGCAGAATGGTCACTGCCACCACGCCGCCGTCGGGCAGGTCGCGGAAGATCACGCCGCTGTTGCCCACGCCCCGGGTGGGTTCGCCCACCGCCAGCACCCCTGCACGCTGCGCGTAGAAGGTAAACACCTCGGCGCACGACGCGGTGCTGGGCCCCACCAGCACGGCCGCCGGGCCGGCCCAGACCGCGCTGCCGGCCGCGCGCTGGCGGTCACCGGGCCGGGCTTCCTCGCCGCCCCGGCCGGCATAGACCGAGCCCCCCAGCTGATAGCGGGTGCGGTATTCCACGGGCCCAAACACGCTGGCCGCCGCCACGCATTCCGCCAGGCTGCCGCCGCCGTTGTAGCGCAGGTCCACGATCAGGGCGCGCGCGCCCTGTGCCTGGGCGTCGCGCACCCGCGCCAGAAACAGCTCCGAGGCGTCACTGGGCAGAAAACTGGGGTAGGTGATCAGGGCCACGCGGCCATCCGCCCCGGTCCACGACAGCGTGGGCTCGTCGCGGGCCTGCAGGCGGGCGGGGCTGAGGGTCACGCGGCGTTCGGCCTGCCCTGCCCGGTGCACCGTGACTGTGATGGGGCCCCCCGCCCGTTCCAGCCGCACGAACTCGGTGGGGCCCACCGGGGCGTTCTGGCCGTCCCGCTTGCCAGCCGCCTCGCCCTCCACGGTCGTGATCAGGTCAAAGACGCGCAGCCCGGCCTGCCCGGCGGGGCTACGGGGCATCACCGACACCACCAGCAGGCCGCCCTCCACCCGCGTGACCCGCGCACCCGTGCGGCTGACGGCCGCGCCGCGCTGAATCTCGCGCAGGCGCTCGGCCGCTTCGGGGTCGCGCACGTTCGTATGAGCGTCGCCGTAGGCCGTGAACAGCTCGGTCAGCACCGCCCGGCCCGTGTCGTAGGAGCAGGCGTCGCCCTCCGGCGCGCAGCGTTCGGCCAGCTGCGCGGCGTAGGTGCGGCTCAGGTCGTCCAGGTTGGCGGTGGACCAGCCGAAATAGCGCTCGCGCACGCTCTCGGTGGCTGCGCGGAACAGGTCGGTGGCGGGGCTGGCCTGGGCCGCCGCCAGAGTCAGCAGCGTGGTGGCCAGCAGACGGCGCAGGGTGTGGGGCACCCCTTCAGGCTACGGCAGGGCCGCGCGCCCAAGGGGGGGCCAGGCACCTTCGGGGCCCGGCACCTAAGTAGCTCGCTGTTGATCTTTAGATCAACCGAGCGGAGCGAGTATCGAAAAAAGGACGTTGCACCGGGAGTGGAGACTTTGCGGTGCTCTCCTGCAAAGTCGTAACGTGAGGTGCAACGTCCTTAACTGGGGGACCCTACAGCCGCGCCCGGGCGGTGATGTCACTCAGGTTCAGGCTATCGCCAAAGACGCTCTGGCCCTCGGTGAAGCGCAGGCCAAAGTACCCGCTGCCCGCCCGCGCCGCCTGATCCAGGGCCGGGCCCCCCAGGGTAAAGGCGCGCTGTTGCCCGGGCTCCAGGGTCAGGCGGCCAATGCGCTGGGCTTCCTCGCCGGCCGCGTCGCACACCACCATGCGCGGCGCCGTGGGGGTGGCGGGCGAAACCGCGCAGCTGGCCGGCAGGGCGCTGAGGGCCGGGCGCACATACAGTTCGGCCCCGCGCAGGGTGCCCAGCGCGGCGGTGCGGTAGGTGGCCTGACCGTCCAGCGTGAGCTGTTGCAGCGCCGCCGGAATGCGGTGGCCCGCCAGGGCGTCGCGTTCCAGGTACACGACCTTGCCCGCCAGGGGCCCACTGGCCGGCAGGATAAGGCTGACGTCGTCCACATCCACGCGCGGGGTGGGAATCAGGCCGCAGCCCGTCAGCAGGGCGGCGCCCATCAGGGTCAGCAGCAGGCGCCTCACGGGTAGGCCACCTCCTGCACGGTGGGGTGCAGCAGCACCTCGTCCACGCGCAGATGGGCCGGCGCACTCAGGGCGTACAGCACCGCCTGGGCCACGTCCCCGGGGCGCAGCCACGCGGCCTTGTGGGGCTCGCCCTGCTGGGTGTCCCCAAAGTAGGTGTCCACCATGCCGGGGCGAATCTCGGTCACGCGCAGGCCGTAGCCCTGCCCCTCGTAGGCCAGGGCGTGGGTGACGGCGCGCTGGGCAAACTTGCTGGCGGTGTACAGCGCGCCGCTCGCAAAGGTGCGCCCCGAGACGTCACTGGTCACGTTGATCACCTGGCTGCCCAGCCCCCGGGCGTGGCGGCCCTGAAAGTGCTCCACCAGGGCACCTGTGGTCAGGATGGTGCCCAGCACGTTGGTGTCCATCACCTGCCGGTAGTCCTGCGGCGTAATGGCCTGCAGCGGCATGAAGCGGCCCACGCCCGCGTTGTTCACCAGGGCGTCCACGCCCAGTTCGCGGGCGCGCGCGGCAAAGTCCGCCACACTGTCGGGGTCGGTCACGTCCAGCGCGCGGAACTCGGCGCCGGGCACCTGCAGTCCCTGCACGTCGCGGGCGCCGCCCAGCACCTGCGCGCCCTGGGCCACCAGCGCCTGCACCACGGCCAGCCCAATGCCCTTGCTGGCGCCGGTCACCGCCACCACGCGCCCCTGCATGCTCTGTTCGCTCATGCCGGGCAGGGTAGCAGAGGCGTGCGGGCGGCTTTGCTACCCTGCACAGGTGAAGAAGTCCCCCACCGTCACCGTCAAGGCCCAGGCCGTGCGCCGCATCGCCGGGCGCTATCCGTTCGGGCACAGCGGCGACATCGCCCACGCCGACGACGCCACCGCGCCGGGCGAGGTCGTGAACGTGCGCGGCCCGGACAGCAGCAAGGTCATTGCGCGCGGCTATTTCAACCCCCAGGGCGCCACGCCGCTGCGCCTGCTGACCTGGCAGGACGAGGACGTGGACCTGAAGTTCTACCGCGCCCGCGTCAAAGCCGCCCTGGCCCGGCGCGCCGGGCGCATTCTGAACACCAACGCCCTGCGGGTGCTACACGCCGAGGCCGATGGCCTGCCCGGCGTGGTGGCCGACCAGTTTGGCGGGGTGCTGGGCGTGCAGCTGCGCAACGCGGGCGTGGAGCGCCACCGCGACCTGATTGTGCGCGCCCTGCGGGACGAGACGGGCGCCGAGAGTGCCTATGAACGCAGCGACACCGGCGAGCGCCGCAAGGAGGGCCTGGACCTCGTATCCGGCACCCTGTGGGGTGAGGTGCCGGAGCAGGTGACGTTTTTCGAGGACGACCTGACGCTGCATTTTGCCCCCATGGACGCCCAGAAGACCGGCTTCTTTCTGGATCAGCGCGACAACCGCCGCCTGATGCGCTCGCTCACGCAGCCCGGCGCCGGCTTTCTGGACGTGTATTCCTACACCGGGGGTTTCAGCCTGCACGCGGCCCGCGCTGGGGCACAGGCGGTGGCAATAGACAAGGACAGCGTGGCGCTGGGGGCCCTGGAGGGCGCGGCGCGCGCCAACCGCGTGCAGGTGGGCGTGCGCTGGGGCGACGCCCTGGAGCAGCTGGCGGCTCTGAACAGGGAGAAACGCCGCTTCAGCGCCATTGTGCTGGACCCCCCCACCCTGGCCAAACGCCGAGACGACGTGCCGCGTGCCAAGCGGATCTTTACCGACGGCGCGGCGCACGCCCTGCGCATGCTCGAAGAAGGCGGGCACCTCCTGATCAGCACCTGCGCCCACTACATCCGCGTGGATGACCTGCTGGACGCCGCGCGCGTGGCCGCCGCCGAGGCGAACACCGACGCCGAGGTGGTGGCCGTGACCTACCAGCCCGCCGACCACCCCCACCGCCTGAGCGTGCCGGAAAGCCTGTACCTGAAAAGCATTCTGTTGCAGAAGGGCTAGGCGGGGCCAGGGCGCTGGGGCACCGCTCTGCTCTGGGGGGCCCCGCACGGTTGCCGGGAGCCCCACCCCCTATCCTGACCGCCGATGGCCCGCCGCCGCGCCGAGTCTGCCTGGCCTCCGCCGCCCCGCCCGCCCGGGCGCTGCGCCCTGTGCGGGCGCGAGGTGCCGCAGCTGACCGAGCACCACCTGCTGCCCCGGTCCCAGGGCCGCCGCCAGGGCCTGAAAGCCGCCGAACTGCCCACCGCGCCGCTGTGCCCGGCCTGCCACAAGTTCTTGCACCGCACCTTTACCAACGCCGAACTGGCCCGCGACTACGCCGATCTGGACGCCCTGCGCGCCCACGAGGACGTGGCCCGTTTCGTGGCCTGGATTCGCAAGCAGCCCGCCACCAGGGCGGTGCGGGTGAGGTAGGAGCTATGGGCTGTGGGCCATGAGCTTTGGGGGTTTGTCCCCATGGCTCATGGCCCACAGCCCACGGCCTTATTTCAGCGTGCCCACATACGCCGCCACGGCCGCCAGGTCCGCGTCGGTCATGGGCTTGAGGGCAATGCGCATGGCGTCGGGGTAGGCGATGCCCACGGGGGGCATGGCGCGGTAGGTTTTCATGGCGGCCAGGGTGGCCGCCTCGCCCAGGCCCACCAGGCTGGGAATGCCCAGATCGTCGGCGCCCTGCCCGGTTTCGCCGTGGCACACTGCGCAGGCCAGGATGTTGCGCGCCGGGTCGCCGTCCAGATAGAGCGCCTTGCCCCGGGCCAGGGGCGTGGCCGGCGCGGTGGGGGTGGCGGCCGGGGGGGGCGTGGCCGGTGCGGGCGGGGTGGTCGCCGGAGGCGCGGCTGGCGGGGTGGAGGGCGTGGCTGCGGGCGGCGCAGCGGGCGCTCCCCCGGCCTGCGCGTAGTGGGCCGCCAGATCCACAATGTCCTGGTCAGACAGGCGTGCGGCCACGCCCTGCATGACCGGGTGCTGGCGCGTGCCGCTGCGGTAGGCCACCAGCGCGGCCTGGGTCTGGGCAGCGGGACGGCCGGTCAGGTCCGGCGCGCGGCCCCCGGCGCGGTGGCAGCCCGCGCACGAACCCGACAGTGCCGCGCCGCGGGCGGCGTTGGCAGGTCCCGCCTGAAGCGTGCCCGGCGCGGGCGCTGTCTGGGCCAGCACCACTGGCGCCAGCAGAAGGGCAGAAAGACCAGCGGCAAGCAGGCGAACCGACGGAGAAAGCGTGCCCATAACCAACCTCCAGGAGTGTTGCCAGTGAGGGTGTTGCAGCGGGAAGCGGCGTTGAATGCAGGTTCTAGTGTACGGCCTGCGGGGTGGCCGGAGCAGGCGCCGCGCCTGAAGGCAGCCAGCGGCGCAGCAGGGTGGGCACGGCCCAGGCGGCGGTGGCCACCAGCAGGGCGTAGCGCAGGGCGCGCCCCAGCGGCAGGTCCTTGAGGCTCTCGGGCAGGGCCCCCAGGCCGAAGTACACCCCAAACACCAGCACCAGCCCGGCCACTGCCACAATCAGGCGCCCGGTCCAGTCACGCGGGGGCGTAAACGTGGGGCGCACCGCCCAGAAGCCGGCCAGCAGGCCCAGTCCGGCGCCCACCTCGCGGGGGGTGCCGGCGGGCAGCAGCGCGGCCACCAGCAGCACCAGGGCCGGGGGCAGCCAGCGGCCCAGCGCGTGGTCCGGAAAGTGGCCCCGGGCGCCCAGCGCCGCAAAGCACACGCCCAGCAGCAGACCCACGATGGTGTCGCTGGGGTAGTGCACGTTCAGGGCCAGGCGCGACAGGCTGATCAGCGCCACCAGCGCCGCAGCGGCCCACCAGAAGCCCGGCCGGGCCAGTTGCGCGGCCATCCCCAGGTACAGCGTGGCACTCATCTGCGCGTGGCCGCTGGGCAGCCCCGGGCCTCCGGCGGTGGCCTTTGCCGCTTCCGAGGCCACCGAGGGGTCGCTCCAGAAGGGGCGCGGCAGGTCCAGCCCGTATTTCAGCGCTGTGTTCGTGAGGTAACTCAGGGCAAAAGCGATGCCCAGATCGCGCCCGCCCGACGGCCGCACCAGCCACGTGTACAGAGCCAGCGCCACGATAAACACCTCGTCACGACCCAGGTTCGTGACCATCAACCAGAAACTGTCCATATGCACACATTGTGCCGGATTTTCATGGTGGCCTCATGGGGAGGTGCGGGCAGTCCCCCGGCGGATGGGCGCGCGGGGCGTGCCGGGCTGGGGGGCCGCGCGGTAGACTGCAGGGTATGACCCTTTCCCAGCCTGACGTGCTCCGGGCCGTTCAGCACAACTCTCCCCACGCGCTGGAACTGCGCGGCATTACCAAGCGCTTTCCCCTGGTCCTGGCCAACGACAACATCTCCATGAACGTGCAGTGGGGCAGCGTCCACGCCCTGTGCGGCGAAAACGGTGCCGGCAAATCCACCCTCATGAAGATCGTCTACGGCATTCAGCCGCCCACCAGCGGCCAGATTGTGGTGGACGGTGAGGCGGTGGACCTGAAAAACCCCGCAGAGGCCATCAAGCGCGGCATTGGCATGGTGTTTCAGCACTTCATGCTGGTCGAGACGCTCTCGGTCACCGAAAACGTGATTCTGGGCGCCGAGCCCACCAGTGGCGGCGCCATCAACTACCCGGCAGCCCGTCAGCGCGTGGCCGAGCTGATTGCGCAGTTTGGCTTTGACCTGAACCCCGACGCCATCGTGGGCGAGTTGCCCGTGGGCCAGCAGCAGAAGGTCGAGATCCTGAAAACCCTGTACCGGGGCGCGCGCATCCTGATTCTGGACGAACCCACCGCCGTGCTGACGCCCTCGGAAACCGACGAACTGTTCTCGTTCCTGAAAAACCAGTATGCCGCCAGCGGGAACGCCGTGATCTTCATCAGCCACAAGCTGCACGAGGTGCTGCACATCAGTGACACCATCAGCGTGATCCGCGACGGCAAGATGATTGGCACCATTCCCGCCCAGGGCGCGACCACCGAACTGCTGGCGCGCATGATGGTGGGCCGCGACGTGACCCTGAAGGTGCAGAAGCAGGCGGCCCAGCCGGGCGCGGTGGCGCTGGACGTGCAGAACGTGGTGGTCAAGGGCGAGCACCACAACGCCGTGGACGGCGTGAGTTTTCAGGTGCGCGCGGGCGAGGTTGTGGGCATTGCGGGCGTGGAAGGCAACGGCCAGAGCGAACTCATCGAGGCCATCACCGGCCTGCGGTCCTACGAGGGCCAGATCAGTTACCTGGGCCGGACGGCCCGGGGCGTGCGGGAAGTGGAGGCCTCGGGCCTGTCGCACGTGCCCGAGGACCGCAACGAGCGCGGGCTGGTGCTGGAGATGACCACCGCCGAGAACTTCATTCTGGGCGAGCACGACCGCCCGCCCTTTGCCGGCCGCTTCGGGTTTCTGCGCCGCGACGTGATCGAGGCCAACGCCAGGAAGCTGAGCGAGCAGTACGACGTGCGCCCGCGCAGCGCCTCACTGCCCGCCGGGCGCTACTCCGGGGGCAATGCCCAGAAGATCATCGTGGCGCGCGAGATGCGCAAGGGCCCCAAGATCCTGGTGGCCAGCCAGCCCACGCGCGGCGTGGACATCGGCGCCATTGAGTTCATTCACGCCCGCATCGTGGAGGCGCGCGACCAGGGCCTGGCCGTGCTGCTGGTCAGCGCCGACCTGGGCGAAGTGATGAACCTCGCGGACCGCATTCTGGTGATGTTCGAGGGCAAGGTGGTGGGTGAGGTGGACGCGGCCAACGCCACAGAGACGCAGCTGGGGCTGCTGATGACGGGCAGTGGGGACGACACCACGACGACGAAAGCAGGCTGGTAAGGCCGCGCTGGGTTGGGGTGCCCCTGCCGGGAGGTAGGGGCGCTTTTGGGTGATGGGGTTTGGGGGGGCTTTGCGATGGTCTTGGCTGGCTTGCCCCACCCCCCCTCCTCCAGACTCGCAGAGCTGCGCAGCAGAGGGGCAGGGGGGAGCAGACGTTGGCAATGGACAACGTTGACTGACGGTGTAGAGCCACCAACCTCCGTCCCCGCGCTGTACGCCGTGGCCTGTCTTCGCCCATCGCCGGACGCCCGCGCGCTTCGCGCCAAGGAGGAAGTGAGCCTATGTCACCCAATCAAGATGAGTGAGGGGCCGCCCCCGAACGGATGGGGCCACGTTCGACGGCTTCCGTTGCTTGCCCCGTAAAGGCGAAGGGTGGAGACGCTTCACACACGAGGTTCGACTTTCAAAAACACAACGGCCAAGTGCTCACTCTGCTCTTTGCTGTTTAAAAGTAGAACTTTCTGGACCGCACCAAGCCTTCTTGCCCCGGTAATGCCCGGGTCCAGACGAGGCCGTCGTGCCCGAAGGGCGCGGGCCATTGCGCGGTCTCGGAGGATGGCGTCGAAGCCGGACACGTTGACGAAGAGAGCGAGCCTGCCAACGCCAGTAGAAACTCTTGCTCAGCGCAGCGCTGCTCCCCCCTGCCCCTTTGGGGTAGGGGGGCTGGGGGGGTGGGGCGAGCTGGTAGTCAGCCGCACCCCATACCCCCTACGACCCCTCCCCCCGCTTCCCCGTCCAGTTAATCCCCGCACTTGCCGCAATCACACACCCCATCGCCACCCCCTGCACCACGGTCAGCCGCTCGTGCAAGAACAGCAGTCCACTCAGCGCCGCCAGCGCCGGCTCCAGGCTCATCATCACGCCGAACACCCGCGCCGGAATGGCCCGCAGGGCGCGCATTTCCAGGGTGTAGGGCAGGGCGCTCGACAGCGCCGCCACCGCCAGCCCGGTCAGCAGCACGGCAGGCGACAGCAGGGCCGGGCCGGCCTGCGCCGCGCCGAAGGGCAGGGTGACCAGGGCCGCCACCAGCATGCCCGCCACCACACCCGTGCTGCCCGGCACCCGGCGCCCCACCGCCCCACCGGCCAGAATGTACGCCGCCCACAGCGCCCCGGCCGTTAGTGCCAGCGCAATGCCCAGGGGCGAGACCGCATGGGCCCCCTCGCCGCCGATGGGAGCGATCAGGGCAATGCCCACGCCCGCCAGGGCCACCCAGCCCACATCGGCTGCGCGGCGTGACAGGGCCAGGGCCAGCAGCAGCGGCCCCACGAATTCCAGCGTGACCGCCAGTCCCAGCGGCAGAAAGCGCAGCGACTCGTAAAAGGCGAGGTTCATCAGGCCCAGGGCCACGCCGTAGGGGGCAATGGCCGCCCAGTCGGCACGCGTCAGTTGGCGCAGGTTGGGACGAAACACGGCCAGCAGCAGGGCCGCCGCCAGGGTCACGCGCAGGGTGGTGGTACCTGCCGCGCCCAGGGCCGGAAACAGCGTCTTGGCAAAGGCGGCGCCGCCCTGAATGCTCAGCATGGCCAGCAGCAGGGCGGGCACTGGCGGCAGGCTGAACCGGCCGGGCCTGGGCAGGGCCGCCGCGCCGGGCACGGGCGGCTCAGTCGGCACTCAGGGCCACCGGGGTTTCGGGCTCAGGCTCGGGCAGGGCGCGGCGCACCTCGCGCATGGCGGAGTGGATGATGCCCAGCGCGACGCTCATGGTCATCATGCTGGAAAAGCCGTAGCTGACCAGCGGCAGCGGCACCCCGGTCACGGGAAAGATGCCGGCCGCCACACACAGGTTCACGAACGCCTGCCCCACGATCATGAACATGGCGCCAATCGCCAGCACGCTGGCGCCGTGGATTTCCGGGGTCATGGGCCGCACCCGGCTGGCCAGATGCGCCACGTCCAGCGCCGTGGCCACAATCAGCCAGTAGGCAAACAGCAGCATGGCCACCCCCAGCAGCCCCGAACTGAAGCCCACCGAGGCCACAATCATGTCGGTGTGCTCGCCAAAATACTCGTACCGCAGGCCATCTGGTCCCTGGCCAGTAATGCCGCCCATGCGCAGGTCGCGGTGGGCCAGCCCAATCTGGTCCAGGCCCTGTGAAGGCACCTCGCCCCGGTTCTGGTGACCGGTCAGGCGTTCCATGATGTACGGATTGCGCTCCACATAGATGCCCGCCACCGGAATGGCCAGCAGCCCCAGCGCCAGCATGAAGCCGCTGATGTTGCTGATGCGCACGCCCGCCGCGTACATGAGGATGATGCCCAGCGAGAACATCAGGACGCTGCTGCCCAGGTCCGGCTCCCAGAACACCAGCCCCGTGGTCAGCACGATCATGCCCGTGGCGCTGATCAGCTTGTTCTGCACGCCCCGGCGCGCAAAGAACGACGCCAGCATCATCACCAGCCCCAGCTTGGCCATCTCGGAGGGCTGAAAGCGGATCACGCCAAAATCCAGCCAGCGCCGGGTGCCGGAACTTTCGGCGGTGCCCACCCCAATAAAGTGCACCAGCACCAGCAGCACCAGGGTCATGCCCCACACCCAGGGCCCCAGTTGCAAAAACGCCCGGGGCCGCAGCCGCGCGGCCAGCAGCGTCAGGCCCAGCGCCAGCAGCGCCTTGGGGCCGTGGTCGAAAATCTTGGCGGGGTCCACGGCGGCAATGCCAATCAGGCCCATGCTGATCAGCAGCACCTGGGCAATCAGCAGCTGCACGCTCACGGGCAGGCCTCGGCCAGGGCCTGGGCCGCGCGGCGAAAGCTCTCGCCCCGGGCCTTGTAGTCGCGGAACTGATCGAAACTGGTGCCCACCGGGGCCAGCAGCACGGTGCCGCCGCCGGGCAGGGCCTCCAGGCCCGCCTGCACGGCGGCGCGCATGGTGGCCTCGCCGTCCTCGCCGCCCACCACGCGGTAGGGCAGCCCCAGGGCGCGGGCCATGGTTTCGCCGTCCTCGCCAAAAGCGATCACCTGGGCCACCCGGCCCTGGGCCGCCGCTCGCAGCGGGGCCAGTTCGGCGCCCTTGTCCCGGCCGCCCACCAGCCATGCCACGGGGGGGCGGGCGCGGTCCAGGGCCGCCTGTACGGCCAGCGTGCGCGTGGCGATGGAGTCCTCGATAAAAGTCACGTTCCCCACCTGCGCCACGGTTTCAAAGCGGCCCGCAACCGGCTGGGCGGCCCTGAGGGCGGCGGCCAGCACCGGCGCGTGGACCGCGCGGCCCATCCGGGTCAGCAGCGCCTCGGCGGCCAGCAGGGCGGCGGCGGCGTTGGCCGGGTGGACGCCGGGGGGCAGCTCGGCCGGGTCCAGCACCGTCTGGCCGCCCGCCAGCATCAGCCGCTCGGGGTCAAAGGCGCGCACCTGGGCCTGGGTGGGCACGGCCAGCCCGGCGGGCAGCACCAGCACGTCGCCAGCTTCCTGCCCGGCGGTGATGTTGCGCTTGGCCCCGTGGTACGCCTCGACGGTGCCGTGGCGGTCCAGGTGGTCCACTCCCAGGTTGGTGATCACCGCCACCGGCAGGCGCAGGCCCGGTACCCGTTCCAGCTGAAAGCTCGAGAGTTCCACCACCGCCACCTCGGCCTCATCCACCACGTCCAGCAGCGGCGGGTCAATGTTGCCGCCCTCCAGCGCCCGCAGCCCGGCGGCCCGCAGCAGCTGGGCCACCAGCACGGTGGTGCTGCCCTTGCCCGCCGTGCCGGTAATGCCCACCATGGGCAGCGCCGGGCGGGCGCGGGCGGCCAGCACCACCTCGCCAATCACCTCGGCACCGGCCGCGCGCAGCTGCGCCAGATCCGGGTGGTCAATGGGCACGCCGGGCGCGGCCACCACTGTTCGGTAGGGGCGCGAGACGTCGCCCGGCGCCCAGCCCAGCTCCGCCATCAGCGCCAGATCCTCGGCCGCTGGGCGCGCGTCGATCCACTCGGCCCCCATGCCCTCGCGGGCCAGAAAGCGCGCCGCCCCCCGGCCACTGCGCCCCAGTCCGTATACCAGCACCCCGTCGTTCACGCCCCCACCATAGAGCAGGGGCGGGGCGCGGCGCTTGAGAAGCGCGCCCACATGGGCAAGAATCGGCAAGACACCCCCAAGCCGCCCCCATTCACCGGAGGTTTTGATGCTGCGCCGCGCTGCCCTGCTGACCCTGGCCCTGCCCTTCCTGACTGCCGCGCTGGCCGGGGGCGCCGCGCCCCATGCGCCGGGCGTGGCGCTCCCCGTGCCCCACCTCAGCGCCCCGGTGCGCGAGGTGGCCCTGGTCGCCGCCCCGGACGGCACCCTGCACCTGGGCGCGGTGGTGGACAGCGGCCGTTTCAATTCCGGGCGCGGCACCTTTACCGGGCGGGTGGTGCGGGTGTGGCGCGCCCAGCGTGGGGCGTGGCAGCCGCTGGGGGGCGTGCTGAACTACCGCCAGCCCCGCCCGGCCTCGAACCTGAATCTGGTGCTGGACGAGCAGGGCCGCCCCGCCGCCGTGTGGAACGAGAACTACGGTGACAACGACATCGTGGAGTTGCGGGCGTGGCGTGAGGGCGAGGGCTGGACCGACTGGGGCACCCGTTACCTGGGCGACGATCTGCCCTATGCCGCGCGCACCCGCGCGGTGGCCGCGTGGCGGGGCGAGGTGGTGCTGGCCTGGGGCGAATACCTGCGCAAGCCCGACGGCAGCCAGCTGACGGTGCGGCGCTGGGACCCGGCCCAGAAAAGCTGGGTGCGGGGCCCAGCCTTTAACGACCTCCGCGCGTTTTCCCGCACCCCGGCCCTGGCCCTGACCCGCAGCGGGCAGCCAGTGGTGGCGTGGCTGCAGGGCGAGGTGACCGAAAGCCGCGTGCTGGCCTCACGCTGGGATGGGGCGCGCTGGCAGGCACTGGGGGGCGCCCTCAACGATGGCCCCGCCTACGTGGCCTCCACCCGCATGGTCCTGGACGGCCAGGACCGGCCCACGGTGGCGTGGCTGCAGCAGGTGCAGGGCCAGGACACGCTGCTGGCCCGCCGCTGGAACGGCGCGCACTGGGTACCGATGGGCGGGGCGCTCAGCCGGCTCTACGCCTCGGCGCCCGCGCTGGCCACTGACCCGGCCGGGCACGCGGTCCTGGCCTGGGTGGAAGAACGCATTGGCGACGGCCTGGGCCAGATTCA is a genomic window containing:
- a CDS encoding S41 family peptidase; protein product: MPHTLRRLLATTLLTLAAAQASPATDLFRAATESVRERYFGWSTANLDDLSRTYAAQLAERCAPEGDACSYDTGRAVLTELFTAYGDAHTNVRDPEAAERLREIQRGAAVSRTGARVTRVEGGLLVVSVMPRSPAGQAGLRVFDLITTVEGEAAGKRDGQNAPVGPTEFVRLERAGGPITVTVHRAGQAERRVTLSPARLQARDEPTLSWTGADGRVALITYPSFLPSDASELFLARVRDAQAQGARALIVDLRYNGGGSLAECVAAASVFGPVEYRTRYQLGGSVYAGRGGEEARPGDRQRAAGSAVWAGPAAVLVGPSTASCAEVFTFYAQRAGVLAVGEPTRGVGNSGVIFRDLPDGGVVAVTILRAYGPDDRPLPERVQPDLLAPTDLTRLTQSGQDSALEAALEALDRAGNGAAGR
- a CDS encoding SDR family oxidoreductase; this encodes MSEQSMQGRVVAVTGASKGIGLAVVQALVAQGAQVLGGARDVQGLQVPGAEFRALDVTDPDSVADFAARARELGVDALVNNAGVGRFMPLQAITPQDYRQVMDTNVLGTILTTGALVEHFQGRHARGLGSQVINVTSDVSGRTFASGALYTASKFAQRAVTHALAYEGQGYGLRVTEIRPGMVDTYFGDTQQGEPHKAAWLRPGDVAQAVLYALSAPAHLRVDEVLLHPTVQEVAYP
- a CDS encoding class I SAM-dependent rRNA methyltransferase, whose translation is MKKSPTVTVKAQAVRRIAGRYPFGHSGDIAHADDATAPGEVVNVRGPDSSKVIARGYFNPQGATPLRLLTWQDEDVDLKFYRARVKAALARRAGRILNTNALRVLHAEADGLPGVVADQFGGVLGVQLRNAGVERHRDLIVRALRDETGAESAYERSDTGERRKEGLDLVSGTLWGEVPEQVTFFEDDLTLHFAPMDAQKTGFFLDQRDNRRLMRSLTQPGAGFLDVYSYTGGFSLHAARAGAQAVAIDKDSVALGALEGAARANRVQVGVRWGDALEQLAALNREKRRFSAIVLDPPTLAKRRDDVPRAKRIFTDGAAHALRMLEEGGHLLISTCAHYIRVDDLLDAARVAAAEANTDAEVVAVTYQPADHPHRLSVPESLYLKSILLQKG
- a CDS encoding HNH endonuclease, which translates into the protein MARRRAESAWPPPPRPPGRCALCGREVPQLTEHHLLPRSQGRRQGLKAAELPTAPLCPACHKFLHRTFTNAELARDYADLDALRAHEDVARFVAWIRKQPATRAVRVR
- a CDS encoding c-type cytochrome; protein product: MGTLSPSVRLLAAGLSALLLAPVVLAQTAPAPGTLQAGPANAARGAALSGSCAGCHRAGGRAPDLTGRPAAQTQAALVAYRSGTRQHPVMQGVAARLSDQDIVDLAAHYAQAGGAPAAPPAATPSTPPAAPPATTPPAPATPPPAATPTAPATPLARGKALYLDGDPARNILACAVCHGETGQGADDLGIPSLVGLGEAATLAAMKTYRAMPPVGIAYPDAMRIALKPMTDADLAAVAAYVGTLK
- a CDS encoding phosphatase PAP2 family protein, with protein sequence MDSFWLMVTNLGRDEVFIVALALYTWLVRPSGGRDLGIAFALSYLTNTALKYGLDLPRPFWSDPSVASEAAKATAGGPGLPSGHAQMSATLYLGMAAQLARPGFWWAAAALVALISLSRLALNVHYPSDTIVGLLLGVCFAALGARGHFPDHALGRWLPPALVLLVAALLPAGTPREVGAGLGLLAGFWAVRPTFTPPRDWTGRLIVAVAGLVLVFGVYFGLGALPESLKDLPLGRALRYALLVATAAWAVPTLLRRWLPSGAAPAPATPQAVH
- a CDS encoding ABC transporter ATP-binding protein; this encodes MTLSQPDVLRAVQHNSPHALELRGITKRFPLVLANDNISMNVQWGSVHALCGENGAGKSTLMKIVYGIQPPTSGQIVVDGEAVDLKNPAEAIKRGIGMVFQHFMLVETLSVTENVILGAEPTSGGAINYPAARQRVAELIAQFGFDLNPDAIVGELPVGQQQKVEILKTLYRGARILILDEPTAVLTPSETDELFSFLKNQYAASGNAVIFISHKLHEVLHISDTISVIRDGKMIGTIPAQGATTELLARMMVGRDVTLKVQKQAAQPGAVALDVQNVVVKGEHHNAVDGVSFQVRAGEVVGIAGVEGNGQSELIEAITGLRSYEGQISYLGRTARGVREVEASGLSHVPEDRNERGLVLEMTTAENFILGEHDRPPFAGRFGFLRRDVIEANARKLSEQYDVRPRSASLPAGRYSGGNAQKIIVAREMRKGPKILVASQPTRGVDIGAIEFIHARIVEARDQGLAVLLVSADLGEVMNLADRILVMFEGKVVGEVDAANATETQLGLLMTGSGDDTTTTKAGW
- a CDS encoding EamA family transporter, which translates into the protein MLSIQGGAAFAKTLFPALGAAGTTTLRVTLAAALLLAVFRPNLRQLTRADWAAIAPYGVALGLMNLAFYESLRFLPLGLAVTLEFVGPLLLALALSRRAADVGWVALAGVGIALIAPIGGEGAHAVSPLGIALALTAGALWAAYILAGGAVGRRVPGSTGVVAGMLVAALVTLPFGAAQAGPALLSPAVLLTGLAVAALSSALPYTLEMRALRAIPARVFGVMMSLEPALAALSGLLFLHERLTVVQGVAMGCVIAASAGINWTGKRGEGS